One segment of Streptomyces sp. NBC_01463 DNA contains the following:
- a CDS encoding helix-turn-helix domain-containing protein: MPEQSGGTEITELAALKALAQPRRQQILQHLTLHGPATSAILARALGLNTGATSYHLRELARYGFVADTAPPRAPGARRARWWRAVPGDRRFPPPSRRTPGMRLVMDELNRHAYAADLALFERLQRESGAAAEARGTDGRTATGRTATGRASDGHTADGRADEWADAHAYSRGSLRLTLAELQEFFEEYIALMNRYKRPDAETPAGARTVHTRLLAFPDPGPDAPGPDGSAPDDASQADNRRETDAS; this comes from the coding sequence ATGCCAGAACAGTCCGGCGGTACCGAGATCACGGAGCTGGCGGCCCTCAAGGCCCTCGCCCAGCCGCGACGCCAGCAGATCCTTCAGCACCTGACCCTGCACGGCCCGGCGACCTCCGCGATCCTGGCCCGCGCCCTGGGGCTGAACACCGGAGCCACCAGCTACCACCTGCGCGAACTCGCCCGGTACGGCTTCGTGGCCGACACCGCGCCGCCGCGCGCGCCGGGTGCGCGCCGGGCGCGGTGGTGGCGAGCCGTTCCCGGCGACCGCCGATTCCCGCCGCCGTCCCGCCGGACACCCGGGATGCGGCTGGTCATGGACGAGCTGAACCGGCATGCGTACGCCGCCGACCTCGCGCTCTTCGAGCGGCTCCAGCGCGAGAGCGGTGCGGCGGCGGAGGCACGGGGCACCGACGGACGTACCGCCACCGGACGTACCGCCACCGGACGTGCCTCTGACGGTCACACCGCTGACGGACGTGCTGACGAGTGGGCCGACGCGCACGCCTACTCGCGTGGCTCGCTGCGGCTCACGCTCGCCGAACTCCAGGAGTTCTTCGAGGAGTACATCGCCCTCATGAACCGCTACAAGCGCCCCGACGCCGAGACCCCGGCCGGCGCCCGTACGGTCCACACCCGCCTGCTCGCCTTCCCGGACCCCGGCCCGGACGCCCCCGGCCCTGACGGGTCCGCCCCCGACGACGCCTCCCAGGCCGACAACAGAAGAGAGACGGACGCATCATGA
- the recX gene encoding recombination regulator RecX gives MTRRTEWPGSAADPGAGPGPEFAPGHTAGSDNEPDPSHEPATRAGRGRGPGPGAGFGEGAGRRSRSRSRDSGSSSSSRAEKEEPRDPVEQARNICLRLLTGTPRTRKQLADALRKREIPDEAAEEVLSRFEDVGLIDDAAFAGAWVESRHHGRGLARRALVRELRTKGVDSAVIDEAVGRLDSEQEEETARELVARKLRSTRGLERDKRLRRLAGMLARKGYGEGMALRVVRRALEEEGEDTEGLDDTF, from the coding sequence GTGACGCGTCGTACGGAGTGGCCGGGCAGCGCCGCCGACCCCGGCGCGGGCCCCGGTCCCGAATTCGCCCCCGGGCACACGGCCGGATCCGACAACGAGCCCGATCCCTCCCACGAGCCGGCCACCAGGGCCGGCCGCGGCAGGGGTCCGGGCCCGGGGGCCGGATTCGGCGAGGGGGCGGGGCGCCGTTCCCGCTCCCGTTCCCGGGACAGCGGCTCCTCCTCCTCGTCGAGGGCCGAGAAGGAGGAGCCGCGAGATCCGGTCGAGCAGGCGCGCAACATCTGCCTGCGGCTGCTCACCGGGACTCCGCGCACCCGCAAGCAGCTCGCGGACGCCCTGCGCAAGCGGGAGATCCCGGACGAGGCGGCCGAGGAAGTGCTCTCGCGCTTCGAGGACGTCGGCCTGATCGACGACGCCGCGTTCGCCGGTGCCTGGGTGGAATCCCGGCACCACGGCCGCGGTCTGGCGCGCCGCGCCCTCGTCCGGGAGCTGCGGACCAAGGGGGTGGACTCCGCCGTGATCGACGAGGCCGTCGGTCGGCTCGACTCCGAGCAGGAGGAGGAGACCGCGCGTGAACTCGTCGCGCGCAAGCTCCGGTCCACCCGGGGCCTGGAGCGCGACAAACGGCTTCGCCGCCTTGCGGGCATGCTCGCCCGCAAGGGGTACGGGGAGGGAATGGCCCTGCGCGTGGTGCGCCGGGCACTTGAGGAAGAGGGCGAGGACACCGAGGGGCTGGACGACACCTTCTGA
- a CDS encoding helix-turn-helix domain-containing protein produces the protein MPLSDAARALALRCEPRVNELARHMARESFEQLPGYADLPGDVKDLEIAATARHGVRLFLRRVSDPHPGAGGLRLFRERAAQRAEEGVPLHLLLRTHALGVYVLWQALREAAEPGEQGALIELVDLLLQSHHLLLGAVAETYMDERSALEAEQRERRRSLVRGFLDGTLEPVPALLEELGLDGPALVLAVALEPEDGPGGPDGGQPDAPGPVTVRRGMRRIQTVLDQTFGTELLFLFDAGAGHAVVPRDCEPPDDLARRLSRACGAGVRIAAARADSPAAVPEASRTATEILRIARVCGLPPGVHGLDDVLLEFHLSRPGPSGRRIAALLDPVAARPELLRTLRTYLAQQQDRRLTAVLLGLHPNTVDNRLARLAELTGLDLGSPRGTALAIAALLLRDTGQGDEGRGGA, from the coding sequence GTGCCCCTGTCCGACGCGGCGAGAGCCCTCGCCCTGCGCTGCGAGCCCCGGGTCAACGAGCTGGCCCGGCACATGGCCCGGGAGTCCTTCGAGCAGCTTCCCGGGTACGCGGACCTCCCCGGCGACGTGAAGGACCTGGAGATCGCCGCCACCGCCCGGCACGGGGTGCGGCTCTTCCTGCGACGGGTCAGCGATCCGCATCCCGGCGCCGGCGGGCTGCGGCTGTTTCGCGAGCGGGCCGCGCAGCGCGCCGAGGAGGGCGTGCCCCTGCACCTCCTGCTGCGCACCCACGCCCTCGGCGTGTACGTCCTGTGGCAGGCGCTGCGCGAGGCGGCGGAGCCGGGCGAGCAGGGCGCGCTCATCGAACTCGTCGACCTGCTGCTCCAGTCGCACCACCTGCTCCTGGGCGCCGTGGCCGAGACCTACATGGACGAGCGCTCCGCGCTGGAGGCGGAGCAGCGGGAGCGGCGCCGCTCCCTGGTCCGCGGCTTCCTGGACGGGACGCTGGAGCCGGTTCCGGCGCTGCTGGAGGAACTCGGTCTGGACGGGCCGGCACTGGTGCTCGCCGTCGCCCTGGAACCTGAGGACGGCCCGGGCGGGCCGGACGGCGGGCAGCCGGACGCCCCCGGCCCGGTGACGGTGCGGCGCGGCATGCGGCGGATCCAGACGGTCCTCGACCAGACCTTCGGTACGGAGCTGCTGTTCCTCTTCGACGCGGGTGCCGGCCACGCCGTCGTCCCGCGGGACTGCGAACCGCCGGACGATCTCGCCCGCCGGCTGTCCCGCGCCTGCGGGGCCGGGGTGCGGATCGCCGCGGCGCGGGCCGATTCACCCGCGGCGGTGCCCGAGGCGTCCCGCACGGCGACGGAGATCCTGCGGATCGCGCGGGTGTGCGGGCTGCCCCCGGGGGTGCACGGTCTCGACGACGTGCTCCTGGAATTCCACCTGTCGCGGCCCGGCCCCAGCGGCCGGCGCATCGCGGCCCTGCTGGACCCGGTCGCCGCCCGCCCCGAACTCCTGCGGACCCTGCGGACGTACCTGGCGCAGCAGCAGGACCGGCGCCTCACCGCCGTACTCCTCGGGCTGCACCCCAACACCGTCGACAACCGGCTCGCCCGGCTCGCGGAACTGACCGGGCTCGACCTCGGCTCACCGCGCGGCACCGCGCTCGCCATCGCCGCCCTGCTCCTGCGCGACACCGGGCAGGGGGACGAGGGGAGGGGCGGCGCGTGA
- a CDS encoding AI-2E family transporter, producing the protein MPAWLPRAMVLALALYGCFRLGSWAFDQLIGLLINVLIAFFLALAIEPAVSRMSSRGMRRGFATFLVFLGVLIAGAGFVVLLGSMLAGQIVDMVEDFPKYLDSVINWVNQTFHTELSRVEVQDSLLHSDWLQKYVQNSATGVLDVSTTVLGGLFRLLTIFLFSFYFAADGPRLRRGLCSVLPPARQAEVLRAWEIAVDKTGGYLYSRGLMALISGIAHYILLLALGVPYAPALAVWVGLVSQFIPTIGTYLAGALPMLIAFTVNPWYALWVLGFVVVYQQFENYVLQPKLTSKTVDIHPAVAFGSVIAGTALMGAVGALIAIPAVATLQAFLGAYVKRYAVTDDPRVHGRHQWQRGEALSTRLRRIWHAPEPDDGQEPDHGQEPDHGQEPGADDADDGQDPGGPQPRS; encoded by the coding sequence ATGCCGGCCTGGCTGCCGCGGGCCATGGTGCTCGCCCTGGCGCTCTACGGTTGCTTCCGGCTCGGCAGCTGGGCCTTCGACCAGCTCATCGGCCTGCTGATCAACGTGCTGATCGCCTTCTTCCTGGCGCTCGCGATCGAGCCCGCGGTGAGCCGTATGTCGTCCCGCGGCATGCGCCGGGGCTTCGCCACCTTCCTGGTCTTCCTCGGCGTGCTGATCGCCGGGGCCGGATTCGTCGTGCTTCTCGGCTCGATGCTCGCGGGCCAGATCGTCGACATGGTGGAGGACTTCCCGAAGTACCTCGACTCGGTGATCAACTGGGTCAACCAGACGTTCCACACCGAGCTCTCCCGGGTCGAGGTGCAGGACAGCCTGCTGCACTCCGACTGGCTGCAGAAGTACGTCCAGAACAGCGCGACCGGGGTGCTCGACGTGTCCACCACGGTTCTCGGCGGGCTGTTCCGGCTGCTGACGATCTTCCTGTTCTCGTTCTACTTCGCCGCCGACGGCCCACGGCTGCGCCGCGGACTGTGCTCCGTCCTGCCGCCGGCCCGCCAGGCAGAGGTGCTGCGGGCCTGGGAGATCGCGGTCGACAAGACCGGCGGCTACCTCTACTCGCGCGGCCTGATGGCGCTCATCTCCGGCATCGCGCACTACATCCTGCTGCTGGCCCTCGGCGTGCCGTACGCGCCGGCGCTCGCGGTCTGGGTGGGACTCGTCTCGCAGTTCATCCCCACGATCGGTACGTATCTGGCGGGCGCCCTGCCGATGCTGATCGCGTTCACCGTCAACCCCTGGTACGCGCTGTGGGTGCTCGGGTTCGTCGTCGTGTACCAGCAGTTCGAGAACTACGTGCTGCAGCCCAAGCTGACCTCGAAGACCGTCGACATCCACCCGGCGGTCGCCTTCGGTTCGGTCATCGCCGGTACGGCGCTGATGGGTGCCGTCGGCGCGCTCATCGCCATCCCGGCCGTGGCCACGCTCCAGGCCTTCCTCGGCGCGTACGTGAAGCGCTACGCCGTCACGGACGACCCCCGGGTGCACGGCCGCCACCAGTGGCAGCGCGGCGAGGCACTGTCCACGCGGCTGCGCCGGATCTGGCACGCCCCCGAGCCCGACGACGGGCAGGAGCCGGACCACGGGCAGGAGCCGGACCACGGGCAGGAGCCGGGAGCCGACGACGCCGACGACGGGCAGGATCCGGGGGGTCCGCAGCCGCGCTCCTGA
- a CDS encoding MBL fold metallo-hydrolase, with protein sequence MTEHKPTDYLSYVDRVWQGEDTLLAHLSGTYSGAGLVTVRERVGFLPAFANVAVFDTGDGLVLVDSGDIRTAGPLHEAVRAYSEQPVSTVVYTHGHIDHVFGVAPFDAQADSEGRERPEVIAHEAVTARFDRYVSTAGYNTWINRRQFGVPSLNWPSTYRYPDTTYRERMTVRRGGLTFELVHAKGETDDSTYVWIPELKTLCTGDLFIWNTPNAGNPQKVQRYPEEWARALRAMQELGAELLLPGHGVPIVGRDRVHRALDDTARLLESLCEQTRALMNAGHRLDAVVHGVQVPQELLARPYLHPAYDEPEFVVRNLWRLWGGWYDQNPAHLKPAPDAAVAAEFAAAAGGAAVLAARAAELLDKGELRLAAHLAETAALAAPADVDVARTRARVYARRATAETSTMARGVFNWAAAESAAVAEGTDLETELTRSPEGRRRAAGMISVGVTDDEACGCGGEPGEDG encoded by the coding sequence ATGACCGAGCACAAGCCGACGGACTATCTCAGCTATGTCGACCGGGTGTGGCAGGGCGAGGACACCCTGCTGGCCCATCTGTCGGGGACGTATTCGGGCGCGGGGCTGGTGACCGTGCGCGAGCGGGTCGGCTTCCTGCCCGCCTTCGCCAATGTGGCGGTCTTCGACACGGGCGACGGGCTGGTCCTGGTGGACTCGGGCGACATCCGTACCGCCGGGCCGCTGCACGAGGCGGTCCGCGCGTACAGCGAGCAGCCGGTGAGCACGGTCGTCTACACGCACGGGCACATCGACCACGTCTTCGGGGTTGCGCCCTTCGACGCGCAGGCGGACAGCGAGGGCCGGGAGCGGCCCGAGGTCATCGCGCACGAGGCCGTCACCGCCCGCTTCGACCGCTACGTCAGCACCGCGGGGTACAACACCTGGATCAACCGCAGGCAGTTCGGCGTGCCGTCACTGAACTGGCCGTCCACCTACCGCTACCCCGACACCACCTACCGCGAGCGGATGACGGTCCGGCGTGGCGGTCTGACCTTCGAGCTGGTGCACGCCAAGGGCGAGACCGACGACAGCACCTATGTGTGGATCCCCGAGCTCAAGACGCTGTGCACCGGCGACCTGTTCATCTGGAACACGCCGAACGCGGGCAACCCCCAGAAGGTGCAGCGCTATCCGGAGGAATGGGCGAGGGCGCTGCGCGCCATGCAGGAGCTGGGTGCCGAACTGCTGCTCCCGGGGCACGGCGTGCCGATCGTGGGCAGGGACCGGGTCCACCGGGCGCTCGATGACACCGCGCGTCTCCTGGAGTCACTGTGCGAGCAGACCAGGGCCCTGATGAACGCGGGCCACCGCCTCGACGCGGTGGTGCACGGCGTCCAGGTGCCTCAGGAACTGCTGGCGAGGCCCTATCTGCATCCGGCCTACGACGAGCCGGAGTTCGTCGTACGGAACCTGTGGCGGCTGTGGGGCGGCTGGTACGACCAGAACCCGGCGCACCTCAAGCCGGCTCCGGACGCGGCGGTCGCGGCCGAGTTCGCCGCCGCGGCGGGCGGTGCGGCCGTGCTGGCGGCGCGCGCGGCCGAACTGCTGGACAAGGGCGAACTGCGACTGGCCGCGCACCTGGCGGAGACCGCCGCGCTGGCGGCCCCGGCCGATGTGGACGTGGCACGGACACGGGCCCGGGTCTACGCACGGAGGGCGACGGCCGAGACGTCGACGATGGCGCGCGGAGTGTTCAACTGGGCGGCCGCCGAGTCTGCGGCGGTGGCCGAGGGCACCGATCTGGAGACGGAGCTGACGCGCTCGCCCGAGGGCCGCAGGCGTGCGGCCGGAATGATCAGCGTCGGCGTCACGGACGACGAAGCCTGCGGCTGCGGCGGGGAGCCCGGGGAGGACGGATGA
- the recA gene encoding recombinase RecA, with protein MAGNDREKALDAALAQIERQFGKGAVMRLGERPNEPIEVIPTGSTALDVALGVGGLPRGRVVEVYGPESSGKTTLTLHAVANAQKLGGSVAFIDAEHALDPEYAKKLGVDIDNLILSQPDNGEQALEIVDMLVRSGALDLIVIDSVAALVPRAEIEGEMGDSHVGLQARLMSQALRKITSALNQSKTTAIFINQLREKIGVMFGSPETTTGGRALKFYASVRLDIRRIETLKDGTDAVGNRTRVKVVKNKVAPPFKQAEFDILYGQGISREGGLIDMGVEHGFVRKAGAWYTYEGDQLGQGKENARNFLKDNPDLADEIEKKILEKLGVGVRPEAEQPVAEAGADAAGVAAVPADGAAKAVPAPAGKAKPAKAAAAKS; from the coding sequence ATGGCAGGAAACGACCGCGAGAAGGCGCTGGACGCCGCACTCGCACAGATTGAACGGCAATTCGGCAAGGGCGCGGTGATGCGCCTGGGCGAGCGGCCGAACGAGCCCATCGAAGTGATCCCCACCGGGTCCACCGCGCTCGACGTCGCGCTCGGCGTCGGCGGTCTGCCGCGCGGCCGTGTGGTGGAGGTGTACGGACCGGAGTCCTCCGGCAAGACGACGCTGACGCTGCACGCGGTGGCGAACGCGCAGAAGCTCGGCGGCTCGGTGGCCTTCATCGACGCGGAGCACGCGCTCGACCCCGAGTACGCGAAGAAGCTCGGCGTCGACATCGACAACCTCATCCTGTCCCAGCCGGACAACGGTGAGCAGGCCCTCGAGATCGTGGACATGCTGGTCCGCTCGGGCGCGCTCGACCTGATCGTCATCGACTCCGTCGCGGCGCTCGTGCCGCGAGCGGAGATCGAGGGCGAGATGGGCGACTCGCACGTGGGTCTGCAGGCCCGTCTGATGAGCCAGGCGCTCCGGAAGATCACCAGCGCGCTCAACCAGTCCAAGACCACCGCGATCTTCATCAACCAGCTCCGCGAGAAGATCGGCGTGATGTTCGGCTCGCCGGAGACCACCACCGGCGGCCGCGCGCTGAAGTTCTACGCCTCGGTGCGCCTCGACATCCGCCGGATCGAGACGCTCAAGGACGGCACCGACGCGGTCGGCAACCGCACCCGCGTCAAGGTCGTCAAGAACAAGGTCGCGCCGCCCTTCAAGCAGGCCGAGTTCGACATCCTCTACGGCCAGGGCATCAGCCGCGAGGGCGGTCTGATCGACATGGGCGTGGAGCACGGCTTCGTCCGCAAGGCCGGCGCCTGGTACACGTACGAGGGCGACCAGCTCGGCCAGGGCAAGGAGAACGCCCGCAACTTCCTCAAGGACAACCCCGACCTCGCCGACGAGATCGAGAAGAAGATCCTGGAGAAGCTGGGCGTCGGAGTCCGGCCCGAGGCCGAGCAGCCCGTCGCCGAAGCCGGTGCGGACGCGGCAGGCGTGGCGGCGGTTCCGGCCGACGGCGCGGCGAAGGCGGTACCCGCTCCGGCCGGCAAGGCCAAGCCGGCCAAGGCGGCGGCGGCCAAGAGCTAG
- a CDS encoding DUF3046 domain-containing protein — MRLTIFWERMADHFGAGYADSFARDHVMAELGGLTVRQALDAGWETKDVWRGVCTAVGIPADKR, encoded by the coding sequence ATGCGGTTGACGATTTTCTGGGAACGGATGGCAGACCACTTCGGCGCGGGGTACGCCGACTCCTTCGCGCGTGATCACGTGATGGCGGAACTCGGCGGGCTCACGGTGCGGCAGGCACTGGACGCGGGCTGGGAGACCAAGGACGTGTGGCGAGGGGTCTGCACGGCGGTCGGCATCCCCGCGGACAAGCGCTGA